One Globicephala melas chromosome 18, mGloMel1.2, whole genome shotgun sequence DNA segment encodes these proteins:
- the COMMD6 gene encoding COMM domain-containing protein 6 has translation MAVSSDSCRSLKYPYVAVMLKVADHSGQVKNKSFEMTIPQFQNFYRQFKEIAAVIETV, from the exons ATGGCTGTGAGCTCAGACAGCTGCAGATCACTTAAGTATCCTTACGTTGCAGTGATGCTCAAAGTGGCAGATCATTCAGGCCAAGTAAAGAACAAGTCCTTCGAAATGACAATTCCACAGTTTCAG aATTTCTACAGACAGTTCAAGGAAATTGCTGCAGTTATTGAAACTGTGTGA